Proteins encoded in a region of the Acidobacteriota bacterium genome:
- a CDS encoding DUF192 domain-containing protein — MVGLLAHANLPAGEGLLLEPAWSIHTWFMRFSIDVVFLDRDRRVLAVFPSLPPWRLVSGTRKATTVLEFGAGTLDRTPLHPGDILTLAPTE; from the coding sequence ATGGTGGGCCTGCTCGCGCACGCGAACCTGCCCGCCGGAGAGGGACTCCTGCTGGAGCCTGCCTGGTCGATCCACACATGGTTCATGCGGTTCTCGATCGACGTGGTGTTCCTCGATCGGGACCGCCGCGTCCTTGCCGTGTTCCCGTCGTTGCCACCGTGGCGTCTCGTGTCCGGCACGCGCAAGGCCACGACCGTGCTCGAGTTCGGTGCCGGGACGCTCGACAGGACGCCTCTCCATCCGGGCGACATCCTCACGCTCGCTCCGACGGAGTAA